One Capsicum annuum cultivar UCD-10X-F1 chromosome 2, UCD10Xv1.1, whole genome shotgun sequence genomic window carries:
- the LOC107858973 gene encoding protein argonaute 2, which yields MDRRGGGSGGRGGGNRGRGQGQGRGYYEQGQGRGGGRGGPQMGGGRGGAQTPQQWGNQPRGGSGQFRGSPYNQSAGQNYPVSQNPGRGGTWVNQPVQRGGFGTGWARPAQQQPQQEVVHRPPPPPPQSSDPVQVDLGSLSIKERNPSSPPKSNMEKRVPVARPDTGKIAVKSVRLLANHFPVRFNPQTTIMHYDVDIKQNFAGENRPVRKLINKSDLRLIREQLSADNPAQFPINKTAYDGEKNIFSAVQLPTGCFTVNCSDGDDARGRSFDVTIKFVAELKLCKLKEYLSGNLSYIPRDVLQGMELVMKENPSRCRVSVGRCFYSKEHQAEHDFGFGVAAYKGFQQSLKPTSGGLALCLDYSVLALRKPMPVLDFLRDYIGEFSENNNFGNKWQVASDALVGLKVKVIHRRASQKFLIKELTKRKTRDLTFPLVDPEGKDPPREVFLVDYFRDKYQREIRYKDLPSVELGKGDKKNQVPLELCVLVEGQRYPKEHLDKNTALFLKNISLARPLERRETICEMVRAEDGPCGAITRNFEIGVDTNMTRVTGRILPPPDLKLGGQSRLPVNDKCQWNLVGKSVVDGKALQRWALIDFSSKERNPNFRLRADEFVYRLRDRCRKLGINMDEPSIEYFGSMNELSVVGKVEDLLKDVVNEADKRGKGRLQMIICVMAAKHNGYKYLKWVSETKIGVVTQCCLSSNVNKGQDQYLANLSIKINAKLGGSNMELMERLPNFGGEDNVMFIGADVNHPAARNVTCPSIAAVVATVNWPAANRYAARVCPQEHRTEKILNFGSMCADLLKAYARLNSVKPNRIVVFRDGVSEGQFDMVLNEELVDLAKAIYDNHYQPAITLVVAQKRHHTRLFPEGGPANVPPGTVVDTIIVHPSDFDFYLCSHFGGLGTSKPTHYHVLWDENGFNSDRLQKLIYNMCFTFARCTKPVSLVPPVYYADLVAYRGRMFQEVLMEMHSPGSTTSSYAASSSSSSSTASFEQRFYDLHPDLQNIMFFV from the exons ATGGATCGACGTGGTGGAGGCAGCGGCGGCAGAGGTGGAGGTAACCGTGGTCGTGGACAAGGACAAGGACGTGGTTACTATGAACAGGGACAAGGCCGTGGTGGAGGTAGGGGTGGGCCCCAGATGGGTGGTGGAAGAGGTGGGGCCCAGACTCCACAGCAATGGGGGAACCAGCCAAGGGGGGGATCTGGTCAGTTTCGTGGATCTCCGTACAATCAGTCCGCAGGTCAAAACTATCCAGTTAGTCAGAATCCGGGTCGTGGTGGTACTTGGGTCAACCAGCCTGTCCAACGTGGCGGCTTCGGTACTGGTTGGGCCAGGCCAGCACAACAGCAGCCTCAGCAGGAGGTTGTGCATCggcctcctcctcctcctcctcagtCGTCTG ATCCTGTTCAAGTTGATCTGGGGTCCCTGAGTATTAAGGAACGGAATCCATCATCTCCTCCAAAAAGTAACATGGAAAAGCGTGTACCTGTTGCTCGACCTGATACTGGAAAAATTGCTGTTAAGTCAGTTAGACTGCTTGCTAATCATTTTCCTGTTAGATTTAATCCCCAGACTACCATAATGCATTATGATGTGGATATTAAACAAAACTTTGCTGGCGAGAATCGGCCTGTGAGGAAGTTAATAAACAAGTCTGATCTGCGTTTGATAAGAGAACAGTTGTCTGCGGATAATCCTGCTCAGTTTCCCATTAATAAAACTGCATATGATGGTGAGAAGAACATTTTCAGTGCTGTTCAACTCCCTACTGGCTGTTTCACTGTGAATTGCTCTGATGGGGATGATGCTAGGGGACGTTCATTTGACGTTACCATCAAGTTTGTTGCTGAATTAAAACTTTGCAAGCTGAAAGAGTATTTGAGTGGAAACCTGTCCTATATTCCTCGTGATGTACTACAAGGAATGGAATTGGTTATGAAAGAAAATCCTTCCAGGTGCAGGGTGTCTGTAGGTCGTTGTTTCTACTCTAAGGAGCACCAGGCTGAACATGATTTTGGCTTTGGGGTTGCTGCATATAAAGGTTTCCAGCAGAGCCTAAAGCCTACATCTGGAGGGCTTGCATTGTGTTTAGATTACTCAGTTTTGGCACTCAGGAAACCTATGCCAGTGCTAGACTTTCTGAGGGATTATATTGGAGAATTTTCCGAAAATAATAATTTCGGAAACAAATGGCAAGTTGCAAGTGAtgcattggttggtttgaaagtCAAAGTAATTCATCGTCGTGCCAGTCAGAAGTTTCTTATTAAGGAGCTAACTAAACGAAAGACTCGTGATCTTACTTTTCCCCTTGTAGATCCAGAAGGAAAAGATCCCCCAAGGGAAGTTTTTCTTGTTGACTACTTCAGGGATAAATATCAGCGGGAGATTAGGTACAAAGATTTACCTTCAGTAGAGCTTGGAAAAGGTGATAAGAAGAACCAGGTCCCGTTGGAATTGTGTGTATTGGTCGAGGGACAACGGTATCCTAAGGAGCATTTGGATAAAAACACAGCCTTGTTTTTGAAGAACATATCGCTAGCTCGACCCCTAGAGAGAAGGGAGACAATATGTGAAATGGTACGGGCTGAAGATGGGCCGTGCGG GGCTATCACCCGTAATTTTGAGATTGGAGTTGATACGAACATGACCCGTGTTACGGGCCGTATTCTTCCTCCCCCTGATTTGAAGTTAGGCGGTCAAAGTCGACTTCCTGTGAATGATAAATGTCAATGGAACCTTGTTGGGAAATCTGTGGTGGACGGCAAGGCGCTTCAGCGATGGGCATTGATAGATTTTAGCTCCAAAGAACGCAACCCCAACTTTAGGCTACGAGCTGATGAATTTGTCTATAGATTGAGAGATCGGTGCAGAAAGTTGGGGATCAATATGGATGAACCTTCCATAGAATATTTTGGCAGCATGAATGAACTCTCTGTCGTTGGTAAGGTTGAGGATCTCCTAAAAGATGTGGTTAATGAAGCTGACAAGAGAGGTAAGGGGCGACTTCAAATGATTATTTGTGTTATGGCAGCAAAGCACAATGGATACAAATATCTTAAGTGGGTCTCTGAGACCAAAATTGGCGTTGTAACCCAGTGTTGCTTGTCTTCTAATGTCAACAAGGGACAGGATCAATATCTTGCAAACCTCAGTATCAAGATTAATGCAAAACTTGGAGGCAGCAATATGGAACTTATGGAAAGACTTCCTAATTTTGGTGGTGAAGACAATGTCATGTTCATTGGAGCTGATGTTAATCATCCTGCTGCAAGGAATGTGACATGTCCTTCCATAGCAGCTGTTGTTGCCACTGTCAACTGGCCAGCTGCTAATAGATATGCCGCTAGAGTTTGTCCTCAGGAGCACAGGACTGAGAAGATTCTGAATTTTGGAAGCATGTGTGCTGACCTACTTAAGGCTTATGCTCGACTCAACTCGGTTAAACCGAACAGGATTGTTGTTTTCCGTGATGGTGTGAGTGAGGGTCAATTTGATATGGTACTCAATGAAGAGCTGGTTGATTTGGCAAAGGCTATATACGACAATCACTATCAACCAGCAATCACTCTTGTTGTGGCTCAGAAGAGACACCATACACGACTATTTCCCGAGGGCGGTCCTGCGAATGTGCCTCCGGGTACTGTTGTGGACACGATAATTGTTCATCCATCTGATTTTGACTTCTATCTTTGCAGCCACTTTGGAGGGTTGGGTACCAGCAAGCCAACTCACTACCATGTTCTATGGGATGAGAACGGTTTCAATTCTGATCGATTACAAAAGCTTATATACAACATGTGCTTCACTTTCGCGCGGTGCACTAAACCTGTTTCGCTTGTTCCACCAGTTTATTATGCAGACCTTGTTGCCTACAGGGGACGGATGTTCCAAGAGGTGCTTATGGAGATGCACTCTCCGGGGTCTACAACTTCATCCTATGctgcttcatcatcatcatcttcatcaactGCCTCATTCGAACAAAGATTTTATGATTTGCACCCTGATCTGCAGAACATAATGTTTTTTGTTTGA
- the LOC107858974 gene encoding putative E3 ubiquitin-protein ligase LIN: protein MASLQELLADEGFESTKRTPARTHRKVKFKDREESSIALPIYVCHDRRSSLDFSKNKTRRQFSTTTSSVHSSQKSNVKSTHVVEGSNPRRDEPAIDEIAIRAVVSILSGFVGQYSRDRDFREAIKEKCYACFARKKSHSDNGIFADIELAIESIERLADSIDYTERGVKVKSLQYSIRLLTIVASLESNNSGNGSTCGIPNSNLSACAQLYLSIVYKLEKNDRIAARHLLQVFVDSPYLARTQLLPELWEHLFLPHLLHLKIWHTQELEVLSSSDYADKEKQMKALNKLYNDHMDNGTTKFALYYKQWLKVGAQAPAVPSVPLPSKVGYSTSRRRSMDSLTSNSSVKNNSSLYRAVFGPIMERKSMDAARNGILDYEEEEEEKISAIGDDFKQGNYTPKKVVVHRRSSSQSNRTPKHDQWDHTHKRSDHFRFFNCQSDPVECLREGNSIGSVSIGKEEKIIPSVSNDLSRAIFAICSSDSLSECELAIRLVAKSWLDSHGDPETAKRLSTTPVIEGIVNVLFASEDDEILELAVSILAELVTRKETNGQIILNADRRLHIFLRLLRSSSLFLKAAILLYLVQPKAKQMISSEWIPLVLRVLEFADQLQTLFTVQRNPQEAAYYLLDQLLTGFDEDKNFENCRQVISLGGLNLLLRRVETGDVSEKNKVASVMYYCVQSDGSCRHYLAKNLNKDCLLPLLLLQNQQNARGHVFAFLTELLCIDKQIQRIEFLRGLLSGWGMVNPLPILLLYLQRAHQEERPIVAAILLQLDLLGDPNEYSVYRQEVIEEMTKALDCQVFNEKVQVQSARALLILGSCFSYAGQPVVEQCLLKEAGYDENAGDSYLGKNFILNSYTDMNEEEEATRNWQRKTAIVLLNSGNKRLFAGLVDSIANGIPCLGRASLVTITWMSNFFCFVEDKRVQSLIYSELIPELMKLLKYNNAIEERVLASLSLLKLANNSDYLAKLSPLDKELISDLHKLSEVTWTAKELISIISRSSRHQQLNVP from the exons ATGGCTTCTCTTCAAGAATTGCTAGCTGATGAAGGTTTTGAGAGTACCAAAAGAACACCTGCAAGAACTCACAGAAAAGTCAAGTTCAAAGACAGAGAGGAGTCAAGCATTGCTCTGCCTATTTACGTTTGCCATGACAGAAGATCATCCTTGgatttctccaagaacaaaacccgAAGACAGTTTTCGACAACAACTTCTTCAGTCCACTCATCACAAAAATCCAATGTAAAGTCCACTCATGTTGTTGAAGGCAGTAATCCAAGAAGGGATGAGCCTGCTATTGATGAAATTGCTATTAGAGCAGTGGTTTCCATACTTAGTGGCTTTGTAGGACAGTATTCGAGGGACAGAGATTTTCGCGAAGCCATTAAGGAGAAATGCTACGCTTGTTTTGCGCGAAAGAAGAGTCATTCGGATAATGGGATTTTTGCAGATATAGAATTGGCCATTGAGAGCATAGAGAGATTAGCTGATAGCATTGATTACACTGAAAGGGGAGTTAAAGTGAAGTCTTTGCAATACTCCATTAGGCTATTGACAATTGTGGCATCTTTGGAGTCCAACAACTCTGGAAATGGCTCAACTTGTGGAATTCCCAATTCCAATCTCTCTGCTTGTGCACAGCTTTACTTATCTATCGTCTACAAGCTCGAAAAGAATGACAGAATTGCAGCTAGGCATCTCCTCCAGGTGTTTGTTGATTCACCATATCTTGCTCGGACACAATTGCTTCCTGAGCTTTGGGAGCATTTGTTTCTTCCTCACCTTCTTCATCTCAAGATTTGGCATACACAAGAGCTCGAAGTTCTCTCGAGTTCGGATTACGCTGATAAGGAGAAGCAGATGAAAGCGTTAAACAAGCTCTATAATGACCACATGGATAATGGTACAACAAAGTTTGCTCTTTACTATAAACAATGGCTCAAGGTTGGTGCCCAAGCCCCTGCTGTTCCTTCTGTACCTTTGCCTTCTAAAGTGGGATATTCGACTTCAAGACGACGTTCTATGGATTCTCTCACTTCCAATTCCTCCGTCAAGAACAACTCATCACT ATATCGTGCTGTATTTGGCCCGATCATGGAGAGGAAATCCATGGATGCTGCAAGAAATGGAATTTTGGActatgaagaggaagaagaggagaagATTTCAGCCATTGGAGATGACTTTAAGCAAGGCAATTATACTCCA AAAAAAGTAGTGGTTCATCGAAGATCATCCAGTCAAAGTAACAGAACCCCAAAACATGATCAGTGGGATCATACTCATAAAAGATCAGACCACTTCCGATTTTTCAATTGTCAAAGTGATCCTGTGGAGTGCTTGAGAGAAGGAAACAGTATTGGCAGTGTGTCCATCGGAAAGGAAGAAAAAATCATTCCTTCTGTTTCAAATGATCTAAGTAGAGCTATCTTTGCGATTTGCTCCTCGGATAGCTTAAGTGAGTGTGAACTGGCCATCCGTCTGGTGGCAAAATCTTGGCTTGATTCTCATGGAGATCCTGAGACTGCAAAGAGATTGTCTACAACTCCGGTGATCGAAGGAATTGTGAACGTTTTGTTTGCATCAGAAGATGATGAGATCTTGGAACTAGCCGTCTCAATCTTAGCAGAATTAGTCACTAGGAAAGAGACGAATGGGCAAATCATTCTGAACGCAGATCGACGGCTtcatattttcttgagactaTTGAGAAGTAGCAGCCTGTTTCTCAAGGCTGCAATTCTACTTTACCTAGTGCAGCCAAAGGCAAAACAGATGATATCAAGTGAGTGGATTCCATTAGTACTTCGAGTTTTGGAATTCGCGGATCAGTTGCAGACGTTATTCACAGTTCAACGTAATCCTCAAGAGGCAGCATATTACTTGCTTGATCAACTTCTTACTGGTTTTGACGAAGACaagaattttgaaaattgtaGGCAAGTCATTTCACTAGGGGGATTGAACTTGTTGCTCAGAAGAGTTGAAACAGGAGATGTCTCAGAAAAGAATAAAGTGGCTTCTGTAATGTATTATTGTGTTCAATCTGATGGAAGCTGTAGGCATTACCTTGCCAAGAACTTGAATAAAGATTGTCTTCTCCCCCTTCTTTTGCTTCAGAACCAACAAAATGCTCGCGGACATGTTTTTGCATTTCTAACGGAGCTTCTCTGCATTGACAA GCAAATTCAAAGAATAGAATTCTTACGTGGTCTACTAAGTGGATGGGGAATGGTTAACCCCTTGCCCATTTTGCTGCTCTATCTCCAAAGAGCTCATCAAGAAGAACGCCCCATTGTCGCTGCCATATTGTTGCAGCTTGATCTTTTG GGAGATCCAAACGAGTACAGTGTGTATAGACAAGAAGTAATAGAAGAAATGACAAAAGCCTTAGACTGTCAAGTATTCAACGAAAAAGTCCAAGTACAATCAGCCAGAGCTCTACTTATATTAGGGAGTTGTTTTTCCTATGCTGGACAGCCAGTAGTGGAGCAATGTCTGTTAAAAGAAGCAGGCTATGACGAAAACGCTGGGGATTCATATCTTGGCAAAAACTTCATCCTTAACAGCTACACGGACATG AATGAAGAGGAGGAGGCAACAAGAAATTGGCAAAGGAAAACAGCAATAGTGCTGCTTAACAGTGGAAACAAGAGGCTGTTTGCTGGTCTTGTAGATTCAATAGCCAATGGAATTCCCTGTTTAGGAAGAGCAAGCCTAGTTACTATCACCTGGATGAGCAATTTTTTCTGTTTCGTTGAAGATAAAAGAGTTCAATCTTTAATATATTCGGAGCTGATACCCGAGCTGATGAAGTTATTGAAGTACAATAATGCTATAGAAGAAAGAGTTCTTGCTTCACTTTCATTACTCAAACTGGCAAACAATTCAG aTTATTTGGCAAAATTGTCTCCATTGGATAAGGAGCTAATAAGTGATCTACATAAACTCTCAGAAGTTACATGGACAGCAAAGGAgcttatttcaattatttcaagAAGCTCAAGGCATCAGCAGCTTAATGTACCttaa